One Microvirga thermotolerans DNA window includes the following coding sequences:
- the sufD gene encoding Fe-S cluster assembly protein SufD, whose translation MAEIALMKTPAETGLAQAFESAKALLPGDTESRAKAFEVFSRNGLPHRRVEEFKYTDLRALMREAAPFAKKPSAEEARAALAGARAFAGVAALEVPFVNGHFVREAVSFETLPEGVEIVPLAEALASGHDWLAHLSPIPWAAENPVYQLNTSFMADGVMLRIAGPVEMPVHLRFVTASEAGVATATRVLVLVENGASATILESHESNDGAGHQPNDVVELIAGDETNVRHVRLNAEGDRALALSTLAAKLGAEAQFTSVNLTVGAAVSRHQVFARFDGENARAQINGATMVKGRQHADSTLVVEHGAPHCESRELFKTVVDDEATGVFQGKIIVPHHAQKTDGRMMSAALLLGEGAVMNNKPELEIFADDVQCAHGATCGQLDEDLLFYLMARGLPKKEAESLLIQAFLGEAVEFVDNDAAREALAGTVEEWLRARS comes from the coding sequence ATGGCCGAGATCGCTCTCATGAAGACGCCCGCCGAGACGGGGCTGGCGCAGGCCTTCGAGTCCGCCAAGGCCCTGCTCCCGGGCGATACGGAATCCCGGGCGAAGGCCTTCGAGGTCTTCAGCCGCAACGGCCTGCCGCACCGGCGGGTCGAGGAGTTCAAGTACACGGACCTGCGCGCCCTCATGCGCGAGGCCGCACCGTTCGCGAAGAAGCCCTCCGCCGAGGAGGCGCGGGCGGCTCTCGCGGGCGCCAGGGCCTTCGCGGGCGTCGCGGCTCTCGAGGTGCCGTTCGTGAACGGCCACTTCGTGCGCGAGGCGGTGTCGTTCGAGACCCTCCCCGAGGGCGTCGAGATCGTTCCGCTCGCGGAGGCCCTCGCCTCCGGCCACGACTGGCTCGCGCATCTGAGCCCGATCCCCTGGGCGGCGGAGAACCCGGTCTATCAGCTCAACACCTCGTTCATGGCGGATGGGGTGATGCTGCGCATCGCCGGTCCCGTGGAGATGCCGGTCCACCTGCGCTTCGTCACGGCGAGCGAAGCCGGGGTGGCGACGGCGACCCGCGTGCTCGTCCTCGTGGAGAACGGTGCCTCGGCCACGATCCTGGAAAGCCACGAGAGCAACGACGGCGCGGGGCACCAGCCCAACGACGTGGTGGAGCTGATCGCGGGCGACGAGACCAACGTCCGTCACGTCCGGCTGAACGCGGAGGGCGACCGGGCGCTGGCGCTCTCGACCCTGGCCGCCAAGCTCGGCGCGGAGGCGCAGTTCACCAGCGTCAACCTCACCGTCGGCGCCGCCGTTTCCCGGCATCAGGTCTTCGCGCGGTTCGACGGCGAGAACGCGCGGGCGCAGATCAACGGCGCGACGATGGTCAAGGGACGCCAGCACGCGGACTCGACCCTCGTGGTCGAGCACGGCGCGCCCCATTGCGAAAGCCGCGAGCTGTTCAAGACCGTGGTGGACGACGAGGCGACGGGCGTGTTCCAGGGCAAGATCATCGTGCCCCACCACGCCCAGAAGACCGACGGCCGCATGATGTCTGCAGCGCTCCTCCTGGGCGAGGGCGCCGTGATGAACAACAAGCCGGAACTGGAGATCTTCGCCGACGACGTGCAGTGCGCCCACGGCGCCACCTGCGGCCAGCTGGACGAGGACCTTCTGTTCTACCTGATGGCACGCGGCCTGCCGAAGAAGGAGGCCGAAAGCCTCCTGATTCAGGCCTTCCTGGGCGAGGCGGTCGAGTTCGTCGACAACGACGCCGCGCGCGAGGCTCTGGCCGGCACGGTCGAGGAGTGGCTGAGGGCCCGCTCGTAG